In Ipomoea triloba cultivar NCNSP0323 chromosome 15, ASM357664v1, one genomic interval encodes:
- the LOC116006811 gene encoding paraspeckle component 1-like — protein sequence MDPATEEYAAFEEKVKRTVLIDNLSPLVTEAVLRAAFDQFGDVTNVHILPNYFEPNNTARAALVQMRTSDQAEKLIHEVSNSPFMIIGMPRPVRARAAQPEMFDDRPARQPGTRIEWRWVDPDEPEFEVANKMKALVRQHAAEADCLIKHQREEEEKLAKKQEATLKENYKKFKMLESSSSNAPNADANRLAQHYGLRRSRDSKK from the exons ATGGATCCTGCAACAGAAGAATATGCTGCCTTTGAAGAGAAAGTAAAGAGGACTGTGCTGATTGATAACCTTTCTCCTTTGGTTACTGAGGCTGTCCTGAGAGCAGCTTTTGACCAATTTGGGGATGTCACCAATGTTCATATACTTCCCAACTACTTTGAACCCAACAACACTGCACGTGCAGCTTTGGTGCAGATGCGAACATCAGACCAGGCTGAGAAGCTGATCCATGAGGTTAGCAATTCCCCATTTATGATCATAGGGATGCCCAGGCCAGTCAGGGCACGTGCTGCACAGCCCGAGATGTTTGATGATCGTCCTGCTAGACAACCTGGAACAAGGATTGAATGGCGTTGGGTGGACCCCGATGAGCCTGAGTTTGAGGTGGCGAACAAGATGAAGGCTCTGGTGCGCCAACATGCTGCTGAGGCTGACTGTTTAATCaag CATCAAcgggaggaggaagaaaaacttgCCAAGAAGCAGGAAGCAACCTTGAAGGAAAACTACAAGAAGTTTAAGATGTTAGAAAGCTCTAGTAGTAATGCTCCTAATGCAGATGCTAATAGGTTAGCTCAACATTATGGGTTGCGTCGTTCCAGAGATTCTAAGAAATAG
- the LOC116006227 gene encoding uncharacterized protein At3g28850 gives MGCSASRSHEFIHHRNPSNSGSSRPQSPYSFSDSGSTPVSRTLSLPTPLVHHPPLRRGDTNHLVSLTSTTYGSLVLIDRPRTPNPNPNFSGPEGGNPNAQMGKPENGGTDSVINTWELMEGLDDEFGFHVVESPKKPSVKILEIEEEFDVKSYEFVEHSDSKPLWKHLSEESLLAKMDPNVALSYRKALSAKQLGCREGKDMSQPKTAKSQVCNDKSLFSLVLPESDSNVRLKGCGEERIVLYYTSLRGIRKTYEDCCNARVIFKGFRVCVDERDISMDSSYRKELQGMLGEKGISLPQVFIKGRYIGGVEEIKQLNESGELAKLLEGFPVKHHGLACESCGDARFLPCPNCYGSRKVFEEDEGKLRRCPDCNENGLIRCPSCYP, from the coding sequence ATGGGCTGCTCTGCTTCGCGCTCGCATGAGTTTATTCACCACCGGAACCCGTCGAATTCGGGTTCTTCGCGCCCACAGTCGCCGTATTCGTTTTCCGATTCCGGGTCGACTCCGGTTTCCCGGACACTTTCCCTGCCGACGCCGCTCGTTCACCACCCGCCTCTCCGGAGAGGCGACACCAACCACCTGGTGTCGCTCACCTCCACCACGTACGGCTCTCTTGTGCTGATTGACCGTCCCCGAACcccaaaccctaaccctaatttCAGTGGTCCGGAGGGCGGGAACCCGAATGCCCAGATGGGGAAACCCGAAAATGGTGGGACTGACTCAGTAATCAACACTTGGGAGCTCATGGAAGGCCTGGATGATGAGTTTGGTTTTCATGTAGTGGAGTCTCCTAAGAAGCCCAGTGTGAAAATTCTtgaaattgaagaagaatttgATGTGAAGTCCTATGAGTTTGTTGAGCACTCAGATTCAAAGCCATTGTGGAAGCACTTGTCTGAAGAGTCCTTGCTGGCTAAGATGGATCCTAATGTAGCTTTGAGCTATAGGAAAGCGTTGTCGGCTAAACAGTTGGGATGTAGAGAGGGGAAAGATATGTCACAACCGAAAACAGCGAAATCTCAAGTGTGCAATGACAAGAGTTTATTTAGCTTGGTGTTGCCCGAGTCTGACAGTAATGTTCGGCTAAAGGGCTGTGGCGAGGAGAGGATTGTTCTGTACTATACGAGTTTAAGAGGAATTAGGAAGACCTATGAAGATTGTTGTAATGCCCGGGTGATCTTTAAAGGGTTTCGAGTTTGTGTAGATGAAAGGGATATATCCATGGACTCATCATATAGGAAGGAGTTGCAGGGCATGTTGGGCGAGAAAGGGATTAGTTTGCCACAGGTGTTTATTAAGGGGAGGTACATTGGTGGAGTGGAGGAGATTAAACAACTTAACGAGTCAGGCGAATTGGCTAAGCTTTTGGAAGGGTTCCCCGTCAAGCATCATGGACTCGCTTGTGAGAGTTGTGGCGATGCAAGATTCCTGCCATGCCCGAATTGCTATGGGAGTCGAAAAGTGTTTGAAGAGGATGAAGGGAAGTTGAGGAGGTGCCCAGATTGCAACGAGAACGGACTGATTCGATGCCCCAGCTGCTACCCTTAG
- the LOC116006085 gene encoding condensin complex subunit 1, whose translation MAPPFIFPPNLQSLEEEDADGGRLTVQNPTSVPSLRPSELEEFVKGVSFDLTDKELFCIEEQDVFDRVYSLVKAFASLPPPCKLNLVESLRSNLSVLLPNVELFSRASQNRDDNRSDDDSEESDGCDSSVSDRLASHRNAFKIYTFFLIHIVLIEEFSTSSNNNTKVMASGRKKQLASSWNWEPQRARILILIANSLEINLSLLFGSSDPDENYLSFILKNTFSMYEKATLLKDSDTKGALSRIIATCATKFHFAAQACASILHLIHKYDYTVSHLADAVAGAEKKYGDGSLAISLIREIGRTNPKDYVKDTVGAENIGRFLVELADQLPKLVSTNVGLLIPHFGGESYKIRNALVGVLGKLVAKAFNDAEGEVSSKSIRLRTKQAMLEILLERCRDVSAYTRSRVLQVWAELCEEHSVSIGMWNEVAALAAGRLEDKSAIVRKSALNLLIIMLQHNPFGPQLRTSSFEATLEQYNKKLNELGPMAQSDTVLNGLPSDNEECNGDGEIHEEGAERMSKELNDSLTDSCLSQMQDPIPQEDISVPDVGNLEQTRTLVASLEAGLKFSKCISATMQTLVQLMASSSATDVENTILLLMRCRQFKIDGSEACLRKMLPLVFSQDKAIYEAVENAFITIYIQKNPIETAKNLLSLAVDSNIGDLAALELIIGALVSKGDITSIMLSALWDFFCFNFSGTTAEQSRGALSVLCMAAKRSTMVFSSHLPDIIDIGFGRWAKVEPLLARTACTALQRLSEEDRKKLLSANGSRVFSILESLVTGNWLSESIWYATADKAIATIYTIHPSPENVAVNLVRRSLSSVFDCCGGDEIQNDIENGSTNMLASVNVTKLSRYLFIVSHVAMNQLVYIESRVRKIQKEKAKRERIVSEQNADANNTTPDAQKDKGINAELGVAASEDALLDSLSDKAEKEIVSGGSAGKNLIGHCAPFLSKLCRNYALMQKYPELQASGMLSLCRFMIIDADFCDANLQLLFTVVENAPSEIVRSNCTVALGDLAVRFPNLLEPWTEHMYARLRDPSVSVRKNAVLVLSHLILNDMMKVKGYINEMTICLEDEDERISSLAKLFFNELSKKGSNPIYNLLPDILGKLSTQNLKQESFYNIMQFLIGSIKKDKQMEALVEKLCNRFSGVTDVRQWEYISYCLSQLTFNEKSIRKLIEAFKTYEHALSQDTVMDHFRNIISKGKKFSKPELKSCIEEFEEKINKFHIEQKEQEVTAKNAQNHQQKMASLMVSKKEVEESSESEVTEGGTEGELTDMSTEGTTEITHSKTRFPESKTHSHASSEVTDPELDEDEVQSSLVHPTRAATRSRTKKTNKVDQGDDTRTSTRRTTRSSRR comes from the exons ATGGCTCCACctttcattttccctccaaatCTCCAATCTCTGGAGGAGGAAGACGCCGACGGCGGCCGTCTCACTGTCCAAAATCCCACCTCGGTGCCGTCTCTTCGCCCTTCTGAACTGGAAGAGTTCGTGAAAG GTGTTTCCTTTGACCTAACGGATAAAGAGCTATTCTGCATCGAAGAGCAGGATGTGTTTGACCGCGTGTACTCGCTCGTGAAGGCTTTCGCAAGTTTGCCTCCCCCGTGTAAGCTCAATTTGGTGGAGTCTCTTAGGTCTAACCTCAGTGTTTTGCTCCCGAATGTGGAATTGTTTTCAAGGGCTTCTCAGAACCGAGATGATAATCGCAGTGATGATGATAGTGAGGAAAGCGATGGCTGTGATAGTTCAGTTAGTGATCGCTTGGCCTCACATCGGAATGCTTTCAAGATTTACACTTTCTTCCTCATTCATATTGTGCTCATTGAGGAGTTTAGTACAAGTTCAAACAACAATACAAAA GTGATGGCTAGTGGTCGGAAGAAGCAACTCGCAAGCTCATGGAATTGGGAGCCCCAAAGAGCAAGGATACTGATTTTGATTGCTAATTCATTAGAGATCAACCTCTCATTGCTCTTTGGATCTTCAGACCCTGATGAAAATTACTTGTCTTTCATATTGAA GAATACTTTCTCCATGTATGAGAAGGCTACACTGTTAAAGGATTCAGACACAAAAGGTGCCTTGAGCAGGATAATTGCAACATGTGCAACTAAGTTCCATTTTGCAGCACAGGCATGTGCTTCAATTCTCCATTTAATTCACAAATATGACTATACTGTTTCTCACTTGGCTGATGCTGTTGCTGGGGCTGAAAAGAAGTATGGAGATGGAAGCCTTGCCATTTCTCTTATTAGAGAGATTGGAAGGACAAACCCAAAAGATTATGTGAAAGATACTGTTGGGGCTGAAAATATAGGAAGGTTTCTTGTAGAGCTAGCTGATCAATTGCCTAAGTTAGTTTCAACTAATGTGGGCTTGTTAATCCCACACTTCGGTGGGGAGTCATATAAGATAAGAAATGCTCTTGTTGGTGTGTTGGGGAAATTGGTTGCTAAGGCTTTTAATGATGCTGAAGGTGAAGTGAGTTCAAAATCTATTCGTCTTCGAACAAAACAGGCAATGCTGGAGATCTTGTTGGAACGTTGTAGGGATGTCTCGGCCTATACTAGGAGTCGGGTTCTTCAAGTTTGGGCTGAACTATGCGAAGAACATTCTGTTTCAATTGGTATGTGGAATGAGGTCGCAGCTCTAGCTGCTGGAAGGTTAGAGGATAAGAGTGCAATTGTCCGCAAATCTGCACTTAATTTGCTTATCATAATGCTGCAGCATAACCCTTTTGGTCCACAACTTCGAACATCCTCTTTCGAAGCCACTTTAGAACAATATAATAAGAAATTGAATGAGCTTGGACCGATGGCTCAATCAGATACTGTTTTAAATGGGTTACCTTCTGACAATGAGGAATGCAATGGGGATGGTGAGATACATGAGGAAGGTGCTGAAAGGATGTCCAAGGAACTGAACGATAGCTTAACTGATAGTTGCTTGTCTCAGATGCAAGATCCTATCCCGCAGGAGGATATTTCTGTGCCAGATGTTGGCAACTTGGAGCAAACAAGGACTTTGGTTGCATCATTAGAAGCAGGGCTTAAATTTTCCAAGTGTATTTCTGCTACAATGCAAACTCTTGTCCAATTAATGGCTTCATCTTCTGCCACAGATGTGGAGAACACAATTCTTTTGTTAATGAGGTGCAGGCAGTTTAAGATTGATGGCTCAGAAGCATGCCTACGCAAGATGTTGCCACTG GTATTTTCACAGGACAAAGCAATTTATGAAGCTGTTGAGAATGCTTTCATAACGATTTACATACAGAAGAATCCCATAGAAACTGCAAAGAACCTCCTGAGTCTTGCTGTAGATTCAAACATTGGAGATCTTGCAGCCCTTGAGCTCATAATTGGAGCCTTGGTATCCAAAGGCGATATAACTTCTATTATG TTATCAGCACTGTGGGATTTCTTTTGTTTCAATTTCAGTGGAACAACAGCCGAACAGAGTCGCGGTGCATTATCTGTCTTGTGCATGGCAGCAAAAAGGTCAACTATGGTTTTTAGCTCTCACCTTCCAGATATTATTGACATTGGGTTTGGTCGCTGGGCAAAGGTTGAACCCTTACTTGCAAGGACAGCATGCACTGCATTGCAAAGGCTGTCTGAAGAAGATAGGAAAAAATTGTTGTCTGCTAATGGAAGTCGagtatttagtattttagaAAGTTTAGTTACAGGAAATTGGCTTTCTGAAAGTATATGGTATGCAACTGCTGATAAAGCAATAGCTACTATATATACTATTCACCCCTCTCCTGAAAATGTAGCTGTTAACCTGGTGAGAAGATCTCTTAGTTCTGTATTTGATTGTTGTGGGGGAGATGAGATACAAAATGATATAGAGAATGGAAGCACTAATATGCTTGCCTCAGTTAATGTTACAAAACTTAGTAGATATCTATTTATTGTAAGCCATGTAGCTATGAACCAATTGGTTTACATTGAATCACGAGTTCGGAAGATTCAGAAAGAGAAagcaaagagagagagaattgttTCTGAACAGAATGCTGATGCTAATAATACCACTCCTGATGCTCAGAAG GATAAAGGTATCAATGCTGAGCTAGGTGTGGCAGCTTCTGAAGATGCTTTACTGGATTCACTCTCTGATAAAGCAGAAAAAGAAATTGTTTCTGGTGGCTCTGCTGGGAAAAACTTGATTGGGCATTGTGCACcttttctttcaaaattatGTAGGAACTATGCTTTGATGCAAAAg TATCCTGAACTACAAGCATCCGGAATGCTATCATTATGTCGATTTATGATAATTGATGCTGACTTCTG TGATGCAAATCTCCAACTTCTCTTCACTGTTGTGGAGAATGCCCCATCAGAGATTGTTCGATCAAATTGCACAGTTGCCCTTGGAGATTTGGCAGTTCGTTTTCCTAACTTATTAGAGCCATGGACTGAGCACATGTATGCACGTCTAAGAGATCCATCAGTTTCTGTCAGGAAGAATGCTGTATTGGTTCTGTCTCACCTCATTTTAAATGACATGATGAAG GTAAAAGGTTATATAAATGAAATGACAATCTGtttagaagatgaagatgaacgAATATCAAGCCTGGCAAAACTGTTCTTCAATGAGTTGTCAAAAAAGG GGAGCAATCCAATTTATAACCTACTTCCAGATATCCTGGGCAAGTTATCTACACAGAACCTGAAGCAAGAATCGTTTTACAACATAATGCAGTTTTTAATTGGTTCAATAAAGAAG gaCAAACAGATGGAAGCACTTGTTGAGAAGCTTTGCAATAGATTTAGTGGAGTTACAG ATGTTAGGCAATGGGAATATATTTCATATTGCCTCTCTCAGTTAACGTTCAACGAGAAGAGCATAAGAAAGCTGATAGAGGCATTTAAGACATATGAACATGCCTTATCTCAGGACACTGTGATGGATCATTTCCGAAATATTATAAGCAAG GGGAAGAAGTTTTCTAAGCCAGAACTCAAGTCATGCATTGAAGAGTTTGAAGAAAAGATCAATAAATTCCACATAGAACAGAAAGAGCAGGAAGTTACTGCAAAGAATGCtcaaaatcatcaacaaaaaatGGCAAGCCTTATGGTGAGCAAGAAAGAGGTAGAGGAAAGCAGTGAATCTGAAGTTACTGAAG GTGGAACAGAGGGTGAACTCACTGATATGTCAACTGAAGGAACAACCGAAATCACACATTCGAAGACAAGATTTCCTGAGTCAAAAACACATTCTCATGCTTCCAGCGAGGTGACAGATCCAGAATTGGATGAGGATGAAGTTCAATCATCTCTTGTTCATCCAACAAGAG CTGCCACTAGATCAAGAACCAAGAAAACCAACAAAGTTGACCAAGGCGATGATACTCGCACTTCCACTAGAAGAACTACCCGGTCCAGTAGAAG GTAG
- the LOC116005506 gene encoding paraspeckle component 1-like codes for MEPTNDNPKMDPAIEEYAAFEEKVKRTVFIDNLSPLATESVLKAAFNQFGDVTSVYLFPNYIEPNNTACAALVEMRTPNQAENIIYEVSNSPFMISGMPRPVRARAAETEMFDDRPRKPGRKIELRWVAPNDPEFEVAKKMTALVRKHAAEADFLMKHQLEEEEKLAKKQDLALQAHHKKYKLLESVSGSGPNGSANQLAQHYGMPFGDSKKFH; via the exons ATGGAACCTACAAATGATAACCCAAAAATGGATCCTGCAATAGAGGAGTATGCTGCCTTTGAAGAGAAAGTGAAGCGCACTGTGTTCATCGATAACCTTTCTCCTTTGGCGACTGAATCTGTCCTGAAAGCTGCTTTTAACCAATTCGGGGATGTCACGAGCGTTTATCTGTTTCCCAACTACATCGAGCCCAACAATACTGCATGTGCAGCTTTGGTGGAGATGCGGACCCCAAATCAGGCTGAAAACATAATCTATGAGGTGAGCAATTCCCCGTTTATGATCTCAGGGATGCCAAGGCCAGTCAGGGCGCGTGCTGCAGAGACTGAGATGTTTGATGATCGTCCTCGCAAACCTGGTAGAAAGATAGAATTGCGTTGGGTGGCCCCTAATGACCCCGAGTTTGAGGTGGCAAAGAAGATGACGGCTCTAGTCCGCAAACATGCTGCTGAGGCTGACTTTTTAATGAAG CATCAACtggaagaggaagaaaaactcGCGAAGAAGCAGGACTTGGCCTTGCAGGCACACCACAAGAAGTATAAGCTGTTAGAAAGCGTGAGTGGTAGTGGTCCTAATGGAAGTGCTAATCAGTTGGCTCAACATTATGGCATGCCTTTCGGAGACTCTAAGAAgtttcactga
- the LOC116005587 gene encoding two-component response regulator ARR9-like, with the protein MGMAAADPQFHVLAVDDSLLDRKLIERLFRTSSCQVTAVDSGSKALEFLGLLEHGQDCQTQPSVLPNHNQEVEVNLIITDYCMPGMTGYDLLKKIKESSSLRNIPVVIMSSENVPSRINRCLEEGAEEFFLKPVRLSDVDKLKPHMMKTKGNKHQKAGTDDDTQEHKETSSEESSSVESGVTDVQSQLPQLPLEQPQSETQQHQPPPPDNTNNCNNKRKAMEEGLSPDRSRTRYNGLTSL; encoded by the exons ATGGGCATGGCAGCTGCAGATCCACAGTTTCATGTTTTGGCTGTTGATGATAGCCTCCTGGATAGGAAGCTCATTGAGAGGCTCTTCAGAACCTCCTCTTGTCAAG TTACTGCAGTTGATTCTGGTAGTAAAGCCTTAGAATTTCTTGGATTACTAGAACATGGCCAGGATTGCCAAACCCAACCTTCTGTTTTACCCAACCACAATCAG GAAGTGGAGGTCAATCTTATCATCACAGACTACTGCATGCCTGGGATGACAGGCTATGATTTGCTCAAGAAAATCAAG GAATCTTCATCTCTGAGAAACATACCAGTTGTCATCATGTCATCTGAGAATGTTCCTTCAAGAATCAATAG ATGCTTAGAGGAAGGGGCAGAAGAGTTTTTCCTGAAGCCAGTGAGGTTGTCAGATGTGGATAAGCTTAAACCTCATATGATGAAAACCAAGGGCAATAAACACCAGAAAGCAGGGACTGATGATGACACCCAAGAACACAAAGAAACATCATCTGAAGAGTCATCATCAGTTGAGTCTGGTGTAACAGATGTTCAATCACAACTGCCACAACTACCATTAGAACAGCCACAATCAGAGACACAACAGCACCAACCGCCACCACCCGATAATACCAATAATTGTAACAACAAGAGGAAGGCCATGGAAGAAGGCCTTTCACCAGATAGATCAAGAACTAGATACAATGGTCTCACCAGCCTCTAA